The Papaver somniferum cultivar HN1 chromosome 3, ASM357369v1, whole genome shotgun sequence genome includes a region encoding these proteins:
- the LOC113360358 gene encoding putative disease resistance protein RGA3, translating to MGKICIVLDDVNNGDIEWGFVLSNLSMNLQGSKIIATTRKEEVFGQMKQVSLQKLSKLSDEDCWSLFEKIAFGNGLGKTDELTRIGRQIVEKCQGEALAAKIIGSFLCSKKHEDDWLFVLNNKIWDAEKRDERLKGILKLRYDHLAPPLKKCISYCFIFHKCSVINKNKLIRSWMAENFLGSSMEVRALESIGKEYFNILMCNSFFKIVKRNVSGEIKSCRINDLIHDLEPSIVEAECSIVDVSEINEGKGMDRIRRMCLLFGTDHDISYIPTGTYKAMKLRTLNYSVSRVGKEIIKRVPEDLCFKLTFLRVLDLSHSAIRELPSSIGKLKLLSYLDISYTSVTTLPDSLTKLYNLRTLKLKSCCLREFPKEMRKLIGLRHLINSNNRSGQPKMPFELSKLSCLQKLSVFAVSKDSGFGIKELKVLSLLEGKLQIHNLENVSNESGAEDANLKNKTKISHVELYWSKDTGKHTDTASNVLEHLQPPQSLKNLVIHNFPGREFPTWLPANLPKLVSISLVNCYSCQLLPALGKLKSLKVLHLRKMNSVALIDDKFYRDSEEPFSALKELHLSEMSNLKWFNSSSSCFGCLEWLKIDKCTKLNVTPTLFPSLQKFEVSNSIGVAINSLVASNLKTLTSIEITRSVELTSLPHGLLQGNGVLQILEISDCKNFDGILPKQQAHQSQVRHNSSLKSLRIYHCPKLTSLPTVQGWISLHDLRIVDCRRLKFLPDGLQDLSKLEYLHIGGFSEDLECLPDQLQVLTSLQHLILEDFPSLVTLPNWLGNFCFLRKLVIRRCEKLKSLPSEEQMRRLTALQIVQLEQCPLLEDKGLGGESDKLAHIILQRDRPY from the coding sequence ATGGGGAAGATCTGTATAGTACTTGATGACGTGAACAACGGAGATATCGAATGGGGCTTTGTGCTGAGTAATTTGTCGATGAACCTGCAAGGAAGCAAAATAATAGCGACTACACGTAAGGAGGAAGTTTTTGGTCAGATGAAGCAGGTTTCTCTACAGAAACTGTCAAAATTGAGTGATGAAGATTGTTGGTCTCTATTTGAGAAAATTGCATTCGGAAATGGATTAGGTAAGACCGACGAGTTGACCAGAATAGGAAGGCAAATTGTGGAGAAGTGTCAAGGAGAAGCTTTGGCTGCAAAGATTATTGGGAGCTTTTTGTGctctaaaaaacatgaagatgattgGTTGTTCGTCCTCAACAACAAAATTTGGGATGCTGAAAAGCGGGATGAAAGGCTCAAGGGTATATTGAAATTGAGGTATGATCATTTAGCACCACCTCTAAAAAAATGCATCTCGTACTGTTTCATATTTCATAAATGCTCGGTCATTAACAAAAATAAGCTCATTCGGTCGTGGATGGCGGAAAACTTTCTTGGTTCCTCGATGGAAGTCAGAGCTCTGGAGAGTATAGGCAaggaatattttaatattttgatgtGTAATTCCTTTTTCAAAATTGTGAAAAGAAACGTCTCGGGTGAAATAAAGTCATGCAGGATAAACGATCTCATTCATGATCTTGAACCATCCATTGTTGAGGCCGAATGCTCAATAGTGGACGTTAGCGAGATTAATGAAGGAAAGGGAATGGATCGAATCCGTCGTATGTGCTTGTTGTTCGGGACTGATCATGACATATCATACATACCGACCGGGACGTACAAGGCAATGAAATTGCGCACGTTAAATTATTCTGTTTCTAGAGTCGGAAAGGAGATCATTAAAAGAGTCCCTGAGGATTTGTGCTTCAAGCTGACCTTCTTACGTGTTCTGGATTTAAGTCACAGTGCAATCAGAGAGTTGCCATCTTCGATAGGCAAACTGAAACTCTTAAGTTACCTCGATATCTCGTACACTTCTGTAACAACGTTACCAGACTCTCTCACTAAACTATACAATTTACGAACTTTGAAGCTCAAGTCATGTTGTTTAAGAGAGTTTCCTAAAGAGATGAGAAAACTGATCGGCTTGAGGCATCTCATAAATAGTAACAACAGAAGTGGTCAGCCTAAAATGCCATTCGAGTTAAGTAAACTAAGCTGCCTGCAGAAATTATCAGTGTTTGCTGTAAGTAAGGACAGTGGTTTCGGTATAAAAGAGTTAAAAGTCCTCTCTCTTCTTGAAGGTAAATTGCAGATTCATAATTTGGAAAACGTAAGcaatgaaagtggtgcagaggacgcgaatttgaaaaacaagacaaaaattaGCCATGTCGAACTGTATTGGTCCAAGGATACAGGCAAGCATACCGACACTGCTTCTAATGTTTTAGAACATCTCCAACCTCCCCAGAGTCTGAAAAACCTTGTCATTCACAACTTTCCGGGTAGAGAATTCCCTACATGGTTGCCTGCTAATCTCCCAAAATTGGTATCTATCTCTTTGGTTAATTGCTATAGTTGTCAACTTCTTCCGGCTCTAGGGAAACTTAAGTCTCTTAAGGTGCTTCATTTACGGAAGATGAATTCAGTAGCATTAATTGATGACAAGTTCTATAGAGACAGTGAAGAGCCATTCAGTGCTTTGAAAGAACTTCACCTAAGTGAGATGTCCAATTTGAAGTGGTTCAACTCCTCTTCTTCTTGCTTTGGTTGTCTAGAGTGGTTGAAGATTGATAAATGCACAAAGCTAAATGTTACACCAACTCTGTTTCCATCTCTCCAAAAATTCGAAGTTTCAAACAGCATTGGTGTAGCAATAAATTCACTGGTGGCAAGCAATCTAAAAACTCTCACTTCCATCGAGATAACACGTTCTGTGGAGCTTACGAGTCTACCTCATGGACTGCTTCAAGGCAACGGTGTCCTGCAGATTCTGGAAATTAGTGATTGTAAGAACTTCGATGGCATTCTACCAAAACAGCAAGCGCATCAATCTCAAGTACGTCACAACAGTTCTCTCAAGTCATTACGAATATATCATTGCCCTAAACTAACGAGTCTGCCAACTGTTCAAGGCTGGATTTCACTCCACGATCTACGTATCGTTGATTGCCGAAGACTGAAGTTTTTACCAGATGGTCTGCAAGACCTATCAAAACTTGAGTACTTGCACATTGGTGGGTTTTCAGAAGACTTGGAATGCCTGCCGGACCAACTTCAAGTCCTTACTTCATTACAGCATcttattttggaagattttccTTCTTTGGTGACTCTGCCAAACTGGTtgggtaatttttgtttccttaggAAATTGGTAATCCGTCGCTGTGAGAAGCTGAAGAGTCTTCCTTCTGAAGAACAGATGCGACGCCTCACGGCACTACAAATTGTACAACTAGAACAATGTCCTCTTCTGGAGGATAAAGGCTTAGGCGGGGAATCAGATAAGTTAGCCCACATTATTTTGCAGCGTGATCGCCCCTACTAG
- the LOC113361909 gene encoding G-type lectin S-receptor-like serine/threonine-protein kinase At4g27290 isoform X4, translating to MTSTVPNGCLVFEACPAVEKRTDNTVIKDATKNFSEKVISEGGFGPIYKGNLDGTPVAVKRLSTDSNQGKEEFENEANIMPDLNHPNLVKLLGSCKDKNEFLLVYEYMPKGLRSVLFDKSKDPQKLEWNQRFIICLGIAKDFGLAKRLENIKNTKIPAVGAMAYMAPEYANEGILTEKADVYSFGVVTLEIMSGMLNKPLPQNAESVSLPDLAADYKKKGDLLALVDEDLKVSILVEQATRVLNLALSCTYISPGSRPSMSSVVEILDPVSKANNIRRSILPTNIIPHTNSGGTSGEIDPPNQAITFNDTRIPDPEEHITDMPVLSNGVMELNPVDVATPSNAGTTTDDEDEIEYDEPILQDGNYRVECSEAEFEAGCNEWKDSLVGYVLDVTEPLNIDKEKIEQLWGVAGNVSVLYLGNNKFLFRFKCVEDKIRILESSELWHIQQRPLVLIKWNSKFRLNQAMESQPVWIKIFNLPLFLWSTSILKRVGRRLGVPLYVDRKTKNRECLEYAKVCVVVDVRKPLPDSWNILVLGEVYQLNIEYD from the exons ATGACATCGACGGTACCCAATG GTTGCTTGGTTTTTGAAGCATGCCCAGCCGTGGAGAAAAGAACCGACAATACCGTA ATTAAAGATGCTACTAAAAATTTCAGCGAGAAGGTCATTAGTGAAGGTGGTTTTGGACCAATTTACAAG GGCAATCTTGATGGGACACCAGTAGCAGTGAAAAGGCTTTCTACAGATTCAAATCAAGGAAAAGAAGAATTTGAAAATGAAGCTAACATTATGCCTGATTTGAACCACCCAAATCTTGTTAAGCTGTTGGGATCCTGCAAAGACAAGAACGAATTCTTATTAGTGTACGAGTATATGCCAAAAGGTCTTCGGAGTGTTTTATTTG ACAAATCTAAAGATCCTCAAAAACTTGAGTGGAACCAAAGATTTATAATTTGCCTTGGAATAGCAAAAG ATTTTGGATTGGCTAAAAGACTCGAAAACATAAAGAACACGAAAATCCCAGCAGTCGGAGCAAT GGCGTACATGGCACCTGAATATGCTAATGAAGGTATCTTAACTGAAAAGGCAGACGTATATAGCTTCGGAGTAGTCACTCTTGAGATTATGAGTGGAATGCTAAATAAGCCACTACCTCAAAATGCTGAAAGTGTGTCCCTTCCAGATTTG GCTGCTGATTATAAAAAAAAGGGAGACCTTTTAGCACTGGTAGACGAAGACTTAAAGGTGTCTATTTTAGTTGAACAAGCTACTAGGGTGTTGAACTTGGCATTGTCGTGTACATATATCTCTCCGGGATCAAGACCCTCCATGTCTTCTGTGGTTGAAATTCTCGACCCTGTGTCGAAAGCGAATAACATTAGAAGAAGCATTCTCCCAACTAACATCATCCCACATACAAACTCGGGTGGCACATCAGGAGAAATTGATCCCCCAAACCAGGCTATTACTTTTAATGATACTCGGATTCCTGATCCAGAGGAACACATTACTGATATGCCAGTTCTTAGTAACGGGGTGATGGAACTCAACCCAGTAGATGTTGCTACTCCATCAAATGCTGGCACGACTACTGACGACGAGGATGAAATTGAGTATGATGAACCCATTTTACAAGATGGTAACTATCGTGTCGAATGTTCGGAAGCAGAATTTGAAGCTGGATGCAACGAGTGGAAAGATTCTTTGGTGGGATACGTCTTGGATGTGACAGAACCCTTAAATATAGACAAAGAGAAGATTGAACAACTCTGGGGAGTGGCGGGAAATGTTTCTGTGTTATATCTGGGAAACAATAAGTTCTTGTTCCGGTTCAAGTGTGTGGAAGATAAGATCAGAATTTTGGAATCATCGGAGCTTTGGCATATCCAGCAAAGACCATTGGTTCTCATTAAATGGAATTCAAAGTTCAGACTTAATCAAGCTATGGAATCACAACCTGTCTGGATAAAGATTTTCAACTTACCTCTCTTTCTTTGGTCTACTTCAATTCTAAAAAGGGTTGGGAGGAGATTAGGAGTTCCATTGTATGTTGACCGGAAAACAAAGAACAGAGAGTGCTTAGAATATGCTAAGGTCTGTGTAGTAGTCGATGTAAGAAAACCACTGCCAGATTCTTGGAATATTTTGGTTCTAGGGGAAGTCTATCAACTGAACATAGAGTATGATTGA
- the LOC113361909 gene encoding serine/threonine-protein kinase PBS1-like isoform X1, producing the protein MTSTVPNGCLVFEACPAVEKRTDNTVIKDATKNFSEKVISEGGFGPIYKGNLDGTPVAVKRLSTDSNQGKEEFENEANIMPDLNHPNLVKLLGSCKDKNEFLLVYEYMPKGLRSVLFDKSKDPQKLEWNQRFIICLGIAKGLAYLHDEKNIVHGDVKLSNVLLDQALHPKISDFGLAKRLENIKNTKIPAVGAMAYMAPEYANEGILTEKADVYSFGVVTLEIMSGMLNKPLPQNAESVSLPDLAADYKKKGDLLALVDEDLKVSILVEQATRVLNLALSCTYISPGSRPSMSSVVEILDPVSKANNIRRSILPTNIIPHTNSGGTSGEIDPPNQAITFNDTRIPDPEEHITDMPVLSNGVMELNPVDVATPSNAGTTTDDEDEIEYDEPILQDGNYRVECSEAEFEAGCNEWKDSLVGYVLDVTEPLNIDKEKIEQLWGVAGNVSVLYLGNNKFLFRFKCVEDKIRILESSELWHIQQRPLVLIKWNSKFRLNQAMESQPVWIKIFNLPLFLWSTSILKRVGRRLGVPLYVDRKTKNRECLEYAKVCVVVDVRKPLPDSWNILVLGEVYQLNIEYD; encoded by the exons ATGACATCGACGGTACCCAATG GTTGCTTGGTTTTTGAAGCATGCCCAGCCGTGGAGAAAAGAACCGACAATACCGTA ATTAAAGATGCTACTAAAAATTTCAGCGAGAAGGTCATTAGTGAAGGTGGTTTTGGACCAATTTACAAG GGCAATCTTGATGGGACACCAGTAGCAGTGAAAAGGCTTTCTACAGATTCAAATCAAGGAAAAGAAGAATTTGAAAATGAAGCTAACATTATGCCTGATTTGAACCACCCAAATCTTGTTAAGCTGTTGGGATCCTGCAAAGACAAGAACGAATTCTTATTAGTGTACGAGTATATGCCAAAAGGTCTTCGGAGTGTTTTATTTG ACAAATCTAAAGATCCTCAAAAACTTGAGTGGAACCAAAGATTTATAATTTGCCTTGGAATAGCAAAAGGTCTTGCTTATTTACATGACGAGAAAAATATTGTTCATGGTGATGTTAAGCTCTCAAATGTTTTGCTTGATCAAGCTCTACATCCCAAAATATCAGATTTTGGATTGGCTAAAAGACTCGAAAACATAAAGAACACGAAAATCCCAGCAGTCGGAGCAAT GGCGTACATGGCACCTGAATATGCTAATGAAGGTATCTTAACTGAAAAGGCAGACGTATATAGCTTCGGAGTAGTCACTCTTGAGATTATGAGTGGAATGCTAAATAAGCCACTACCTCAAAATGCTGAAAGTGTGTCCCTTCCAGATTTG GCTGCTGATTATAAAAAAAAGGGAGACCTTTTAGCACTGGTAGACGAAGACTTAAAGGTGTCTATTTTAGTTGAACAAGCTACTAGGGTGTTGAACTTGGCATTGTCGTGTACATATATCTCTCCGGGATCAAGACCCTCCATGTCTTCTGTGGTTGAAATTCTCGACCCTGTGTCGAAAGCGAATAACATTAGAAGAAGCATTCTCCCAACTAACATCATCCCACATACAAACTCGGGTGGCACATCAGGAGAAATTGATCCCCCAAACCAGGCTATTACTTTTAATGATACTCGGATTCCTGATCCAGAGGAACACATTACTGATATGCCAGTTCTTAGTAACGGGGTGATGGAACTCAACCCAGTAGATGTTGCTACTCCATCAAATGCTGGCACGACTACTGACGACGAGGATGAAATTGAGTATGATGAACCCATTTTACAAGATGGTAACTATCGTGTCGAATGTTCGGAAGCAGAATTTGAAGCTGGATGCAACGAGTGGAAAGATTCTTTGGTGGGATACGTCTTGGATGTGACAGAACCCTTAAATATAGACAAAGAGAAGATTGAACAACTCTGGGGAGTGGCGGGAAATGTTTCTGTGTTATATCTGGGAAACAATAAGTTCTTGTTCCGGTTCAAGTGTGTGGAAGATAAGATCAGAATTTTGGAATCATCGGAGCTTTGGCATATCCAGCAAAGACCATTGGTTCTCATTAAATGGAATTCAAAGTTCAGACTTAATCAAGCTATGGAATCACAACCTGTCTGGATAAAGATTTTCAACTTACCTCTCTTTCTTTGGTCTACTTCAATTCTAAAAAGGGTTGGGAGGAGATTAGGAGTTCCATTGTATGTTGACCGGAAAACAAAGAACAGAGAGTGCTTAGAATATGCTAAGGTCTGTGTAGTAGTCGATGTAAGAAAACCACTGCCAGATTCTTGGAATATTTTGGTTCTAGGGGAAGTCTATCAACTGAACATAGAGTATGATTGA
- the LOC113361909 gene encoding serine/threonine-protein kinase PBS1-like isoform X2, translated as MTSTVPNGCLVFEACPAVEKRTDNTVIKDATKNFSEKVISEGGFGPIYKGNLDGTPVAVKRLSTDSNQGKEEFENEANIMPDLNHPNLVKLLGSCKDKNEFLLVYEYMPKGLRSVLFDKSKDPQKLEWNQRFIICLGIAKGLAYLHDEKNIVHGDVKLSNVLLDQALHPKISDFGLAKRLENIKNTKIPAVGAMAYMAPEYANEGILTEKADVYSFGVVTLEIMSGMLNKPLPQNAESVSLPDLGDLLALVDEDLKVSILVEQATRVLNLALSCTYISPGSRPSMSSVVEILDPVSKANNIRRSILPTNIIPHTNSGGTSGEIDPPNQAITFNDTRIPDPEEHITDMPVLSNGVMELNPVDVATPSNAGTTTDDEDEIEYDEPILQDGNYRVECSEAEFEAGCNEWKDSLVGYVLDVTEPLNIDKEKIEQLWGVAGNVSVLYLGNNKFLFRFKCVEDKIRILESSELWHIQQRPLVLIKWNSKFRLNQAMESQPVWIKIFNLPLFLWSTSILKRVGRRLGVPLYVDRKTKNRECLEYAKVCVVVDVRKPLPDSWNILVLGEVYQLNIEYD; from the exons ATGACATCGACGGTACCCAATG GTTGCTTGGTTTTTGAAGCATGCCCAGCCGTGGAGAAAAGAACCGACAATACCGTA ATTAAAGATGCTACTAAAAATTTCAGCGAGAAGGTCATTAGTGAAGGTGGTTTTGGACCAATTTACAAG GGCAATCTTGATGGGACACCAGTAGCAGTGAAAAGGCTTTCTACAGATTCAAATCAAGGAAAAGAAGAATTTGAAAATGAAGCTAACATTATGCCTGATTTGAACCACCCAAATCTTGTTAAGCTGTTGGGATCCTGCAAAGACAAGAACGAATTCTTATTAGTGTACGAGTATATGCCAAAAGGTCTTCGGAGTGTTTTATTTG ACAAATCTAAAGATCCTCAAAAACTTGAGTGGAACCAAAGATTTATAATTTGCCTTGGAATAGCAAAAGGTCTTGCTTATTTACATGACGAGAAAAATATTGTTCATGGTGATGTTAAGCTCTCAAATGTTTTGCTTGATCAAGCTCTACATCCCAAAATATCAGATTTTGGATTGGCTAAAAGACTCGAAAACATAAAGAACACGAAAATCCCAGCAGTCGGAGCAAT GGCGTACATGGCACCTGAATATGCTAATGAAGGTATCTTAACTGAAAAGGCAGACGTATATAGCTTCGGAGTAGTCACTCTTGAGATTATGAGTGGAATGCTAAATAAGCCACTACCTCAAAATGCTGAAAGTGTGTCCCTTCCAGATTTG GGAGACCTTTTAGCACTGGTAGACGAAGACTTAAAGGTGTCTATTTTAGTTGAACAAGCTACTAGGGTGTTGAACTTGGCATTGTCGTGTACATATATCTCTCCGGGATCAAGACCCTCCATGTCTTCTGTGGTTGAAATTCTCGACCCTGTGTCGAAAGCGAATAACATTAGAAGAAGCATTCTCCCAACTAACATCATCCCACATACAAACTCGGGTGGCACATCAGGAGAAATTGATCCCCCAAACCAGGCTATTACTTTTAATGATACTCGGATTCCTGATCCAGAGGAACACATTACTGATATGCCAGTTCTTAGTAACGGGGTGATGGAACTCAACCCAGTAGATGTTGCTACTCCATCAAATGCTGGCACGACTACTGACGACGAGGATGAAATTGAGTATGATGAACCCATTTTACAAGATGGTAACTATCGTGTCGAATGTTCGGAAGCAGAATTTGAAGCTGGATGCAACGAGTGGAAAGATTCTTTGGTGGGATACGTCTTGGATGTGACAGAACCCTTAAATATAGACAAAGAGAAGATTGAACAACTCTGGGGAGTGGCGGGAAATGTTTCTGTGTTATATCTGGGAAACAATAAGTTCTTGTTCCGGTTCAAGTGTGTGGAAGATAAGATCAGAATTTTGGAATCATCGGAGCTTTGGCATATCCAGCAAAGACCATTGGTTCTCATTAAATGGAATTCAAAGTTCAGACTTAATCAAGCTATGGAATCACAACCTGTCTGGATAAAGATTTTCAACTTACCTCTCTTTCTTTGGTCTACTTCAATTCTAAAAAGGGTTGGGAGGAGATTAGGAGTTCCATTGTATGTTGACCGGAAAACAAAGAACAGAGAGTGCTTAGAATATGCTAAGGTCTGTGTAGTAGTCGATGTAAGAAAACCACTGCCAGATTCTTGGAATATTTTGGTTCTAGGGGAAGTCTATCAACTGAACATAGAGTATGATTGA
- the LOC113361909 gene encoding G-type lectin S-receptor-like serine/threonine-protein kinase B120 isoform X3, with amino-acid sequence MPSRGEKNRQYRSLTLKQIKDATKNFSEKVISEGGFGPIYKGNLDGTPVAVKRLSTDSNQGKEEFENEANIMPDLNHPNLVKLLGSCKDKNEFLLVYEYMPKGLRSVLFDKSKDPQKLEWNQRFIICLGIAKGLAYLHDEKNIVHGDVKLSNVLLDQALHPKISDFGLAKRLENIKNTKIPAVGAMAYMAPEYANEGILTEKADVYSFGVVTLEIMSGMLNKPLPQNAESVSLPDLAADYKKKGDLLALVDEDLKVSILVEQATRVLNLALSCTYISPGSRPSMSSVVEILDPVSKANNIRRSILPTNIIPHTNSGGTSGEIDPPNQAITFNDTRIPDPEEHITDMPVLSNGVMELNPVDVATPSNAGTTTDDEDEIEYDEPILQDGNYRVECSEAEFEAGCNEWKDSLVGYVLDVTEPLNIDKEKIEQLWGVAGNVSVLYLGNNKFLFRFKCVEDKIRILESSELWHIQQRPLVLIKWNSKFRLNQAMESQPVWIKIFNLPLFLWSTSILKRVGRRLGVPLYVDRKTKNRECLEYAKVCVVVDVRKPLPDSWNILVLGEVYQLNIEYD; translated from the exons ATGCCCAGCCGTGGAGAAAAGAACCGACAATACCGTA GTCTCACTTTGAAACAGATTAAAGATGCTACTAAAAATTTCAGCGAGAAGGTCATTAGTGAAGGTGGTTTTGGACCAATTTACAAG GGCAATCTTGATGGGACACCAGTAGCAGTGAAAAGGCTTTCTACAGATTCAAATCAAGGAAAAGAAGAATTTGAAAATGAAGCTAACATTATGCCTGATTTGAACCACCCAAATCTTGTTAAGCTGTTGGGATCCTGCAAAGACAAGAACGAATTCTTATTAGTGTACGAGTATATGCCAAAAGGTCTTCGGAGTGTTTTATTTG ACAAATCTAAAGATCCTCAAAAACTTGAGTGGAACCAAAGATTTATAATTTGCCTTGGAATAGCAAAAGGTCTTGCTTATTTACATGACGAGAAAAATATTGTTCATGGTGATGTTAAGCTCTCAAATGTTTTGCTTGATCAAGCTCTACATCCCAAAATATCAGATTTTGGATTGGCTAAAAGACTCGAAAACATAAAGAACACGAAAATCCCAGCAGTCGGAGCAAT GGCGTACATGGCACCTGAATATGCTAATGAAGGTATCTTAACTGAAAAGGCAGACGTATATAGCTTCGGAGTAGTCACTCTTGAGATTATGAGTGGAATGCTAAATAAGCCACTACCTCAAAATGCTGAAAGTGTGTCCCTTCCAGATTTG GCTGCTGATTATAAAAAAAAGGGAGACCTTTTAGCACTGGTAGACGAAGACTTAAAGGTGTCTATTTTAGTTGAACAAGCTACTAGGGTGTTGAACTTGGCATTGTCGTGTACATATATCTCTCCGGGATCAAGACCCTCCATGTCTTCTGTGGTTGAAATTCTCGACCCTGTGTCGAAAGCGAATAACATTAGAAGAAGCATTCTCCCAACTAACATCATCCCACATACAAACTCGGGTGGCACATCAGGAGAAATTGATCCCCCAAACCAGGCTATTACTTTTAATGATACTCGGATTCCTGATCCAGAGGAACACATTACTGATATGCCAGTTCTTAGTAACGGGGTGATGGAACTCAACCCAGTAGATGTTGCTACTCCATCAAATGCTGGCACGACTACTGACGACGAGGATGAAATTGAGTATGATGAACCCATTTTACAAGATGGTAACTATCGTGTCGAATGTTCGGAAGCAGAATTTGAAGCTGGATGCAACGAGTGGAAAGATTCTTTGGTGGGATACGTCTTGGATGTGACAGAACCCTTAAATATAGACAAAGAGAAGATTGAACAACTCTGGGGAGTGGCGGGAAATGTTTCTGTGTTATATCTGGGAAACAATAAGTTCTTGTTCCGGTTCAAGTGTGTGGAAGATAAGATCAGAATTTTGGAATCATCGGAGCTTTGGCATATCCAGCAAAGACCATTGGTTCTCATTAAATGGAATTCAAAGTTCAGACTTAATCAAGCTATGGAATCACAACCTGTCTGGATAAAGATTTTCAACTTACCTCTCTTTCTTTGGTCTACTTCAATTCTAAAAAGGGTTGGGAGGAGATTAGGAGTTCCATTGTATGTTGACCGGAAAACAAAGAACAGAGAGTGCTTAGAATATGCTAAGGTCTGTGTAGTAGTCGATGTAAGAAAACCACTGCCAGATTCTTGGAATATTTTGGTTCTAGGGGAAGTCTATCAACTGAACATAGAGTATGATTGA